The genomic region GCTGGCAAACGACGAGTTGGAGAAGCGCCTCTTCCCCGGACCCGGGCTTCCCGGCGGCGGGCAGCTCGACGTGCGCGTGGAGGTGTCGCCACTGCACCCGGACCCCGACGTCCGGGAGGTGGCGCGCCGCTGCAAACCTTACAACATCGACAGTTGGCACACCGAGTGGACCCGCATGGCGGAGAAGAACGAGGCCCTGGCCGCGGGTTTCGAGGACGAGGGGCGCCACGTCACCGCCCACGACTTCTACCGGCGGGCGGCGGAGTTCCACCGGCGCGCGCTCGTGTACATGCCGGAAGCCGACCCGCGCATGATGCAGAGCCACTACAAGCTCAAGGAGACCTTCGACAAGGCCTGGGGTCTGGTGCCGCCGCCCTTCGAACGCGTCGAGATCCCCTACGAGGGGCACCTGCTGGACGCGCTGTTCTATCCGGCCCGGGGCAAGGCCGAAACGCGCTTCCCCGTGGTGTACAACTACGGCGGCGCCGACGGCATCCTGCTGCGCGGGCTCGAGGGCGACGCCGCCCAGTACGTGCGCCGGGGCATGAGCTTCATCGACGTGGACGGCCCCGGCCACGGCGCCACGCTGCGGGAGAAGAAGCTCTACGCGCCGCCCGACTCGGAACGGGTGGCCAAGGCGGTCATCGACTACCTGGTGACGCGCCCGGACGTGGACCCGGACCGCATCGCCCTCCACGGCTCCAGCATGGGCGGATATTCGGGACCCCGTTGCGCCACCGAGGAGAAGCGCATCAAGGCCGTGGCGGTGTGGAGCGGGGCCTACAACCTGGTTGACGACATCTTCGACTTCTACCCGCCCATCCAGGAGCGGCTGCGCTGGCTCATGGGCGCCGAGGACCTGGCCGACGCCCGGGAGCGCATCAAGGAGTTCACCCTGGTGGGGCGGGCGCAAAAGATCGAGTGCCCGTTGCTGGTGGGCTACAACCACGACGACCGGGTCATGGACCCGCGCGGCGCCGTCCGGCTGTACGAAAACGCCGTCAACGCGCCGCGGGAACTGCTGGACGGCGTCGGCCACGGCGAGAAGCGTTTCGACCGGCGGAGCTTCATCGTCGACTGGTTCGCGAAACAGTTGGGGGCGTGACGGAGAACGCCATGCTTACGATCGACGCCGATGCCCACGTGATCGAGAACGAGGCCACGTGGGACTACCTGGAGGGCGCGGACCGGCGTTTCCGGCCCGTTCCGGTGTCCGCGGACATGCCCTCGGGCAACCGCGGGAACTTCTGGATCATCGACGGGCGGCTTATCGGCGGCCGCGACAACGTCGGCGCGGACACGCCGCCGGAAGCGCGGGAGATGACCGACATCGACCGGCGGCTTCGCCACATGGACGAGATCGGCACCGGCGTCCAGGTGCTCTATCCCACAGTGCTCCTGCGGCCCTTCACCGAGCGGCCGGACGTGGAGCTGGCCCTGTGCCGCGCTTACAACCGCTGGCTCGCCGACATCTGGAGAAAGGCGCCGGAGCGACTGCGCTGGGCGGTGCAACTCCCGGTGCTGAGCATGGAGGCGTCGCTGGAAGAGATGATCTGGGCAAGGGAGAACGGCGCCTGCGCGGTGTCGCTGCGCGGCGTGGAGACCCATCAGCCGCTCCACAACCCCTATTTCTTCCCGATCTACGAGGAAGCCCAGCGGCTGGACCTTGCCATCGGCATCCACGCCGGCCAGGGCAGCTTCGCGGTGTTGGACACGTTCGGCACGGACAACACCTTTACCACCTCCAAGCTGACGGTGGTGGGGGCGTTCCACGCGCTGGTGCTGCACGGGATCCCGCAGCGGTTTCCGCAACTGCGCATCGGCGCCATCGAGGTCACCGCCCAGTGGCTTCCCTACGTGCTGCACGACCTGCGCCTGCGCTTCAAGAAGGCGGGCCGGCGCCTGGATGACGACCTGCTCAGGACCCAGCGGCTGTTCGTGGCATGCCAGACCGACGACGACCTGCCCTACGTGCTCGGCTACGGCACGGAAGACAACCTCATGGTGGGCTCGGACTACGGCCACGCCGACAACGCCAGCGAGTTGCTGGCGCTCCGCGGGATCCGCGACAAGGGCGAGATCGCCGCCGAGGTGATCGACAAGATCCTCGCCCACAACCCGGCGCGCTTCTACGGACTGGCGGAAGACTAGATGGCGTCCTTCGACTTCGCTTCGCTACGCCTGTCCTGAGCTTGCCGAAGGGCTCAGGATGAACGGGGTAGGGCTCCACAACCGTTCGTCCTGAGCATAGCGAAGCGAAGTCGAAGGACGCCATTCGGAGGAGAACATGCTGGCCATCGACGCCGACGCCCACGTCATCGAGACGGAGCACACCTGGGACTACCTGGAGGGCCGGGACAAGCGCTTCCGTCCGGTGCCCGTTACGCTGGACATGCCCGAGGGCGGCACGCGCAACTTCTGGGTCATCAACGGGAAGCTCATCGGCGGCCGTGACAACATCGGCCTGGACACCCCCAAGGAGTCCCGGGACATGGCCGACATCGACGCGCGCCTGAAGCACATGGACGAGATCGGCACCGACGTGCAGGTGCTCTACCCGACCCTGTTCCTGCGGCCGGTCACCGACCGTACGGACGTCGAGCTGGCACTGTGCCGTTCCTACAACCGCTGGCTGGCGGACATCTGGGAGGCGGGCAAGGGGCGGCTGCGCTGGGCCGTGCAACTGCCGCTGCTGAGCATGGACGAGGCCCTTGAGGAGCTGCGCTGGGCCACGGAGCACGGCGCTTGCGCCGTGTTCATGCGCGGCCTGGAAACCCATCACCCCCTGCACCACCCCTACTTCTTCCCGCTCTACGAGGAAGCCGCGCGCCTGAACGTACCCATCGGCATCCACTCCGGCATCGGCAATGCCGCGGTTTCCGAAGCCTTCGGCAACGACCCGTTCCGCACCGCCAAGCTCACGGTCATCGGCGCGGTCCACGCCATGGTGATGCGCGGCATTCCGGAGCGGTTCACCGGCCTGCGCATCGGCGCCATCGAGGTGGCGGCCCAGTGGGTCCCGCACGTCGTGCGGGACATCACGCTGCGGCAACGCAAGGCCGGCGTGGAACCCGAAGAGGACCTGCTCGCGACCAACCGCCTCTACGTTGCCTGCCAGACCGACGACGACCTCCCCTACGTGCTCCAGCACGCGGGCGAGGACATGATCATGATCGGGTCGGACTACGGCCACGCCGA from Deltaproteobacteria bacterium harbors:
- a CDS encoding amidohydrolase family protein; the protein is MLAIDADAHVIETEHTWDYLEGRDKRFRPVPVTLDMPEGGTRNFWVINGKLIGGRDNIGLDTPKESRDMADIDARLKHMDEIGTDVQVLYPTLFLRPVTDRTDVELALCRSYNRWLADIWEAGKGRLRWAVQLPLLSMDEALEELRWATEHGACAVFMRGLETHHPLHHPYFFPLYEEAARLNVPIGIHSGIGNAAVSEAFGNDPFRTAKLTVIGAVHAMVMRGIPERFTGLRIGAIEVAAQWVPHVVRDITLRQRKAGVEPEEDLLATNRLYVACQTDDDLPYVLQHAGEDMIMIGSDYGHADNASELLALKGLREKGEVSPQVIDKILHENPARFYGLSED
- a CDS encoding amidohydrolase family protein — encoded protein: MLTIDADAHVIENEATWDYLEGADRRFRPVPVSADMPSGNRGNFWIIDGRLIGGRDNVGADTPPEAREMTDIDRRLRHMDEIGTGVQVLYPTVLLRPFTERPDVELALCRAYNRWLADIWRKAPERLRWAVQLPVLSMEASLEEMIWARENGACAVSLRGVETHQPLHNPYFFPIYEEAQRLDLAIGIHAGQGSFAVLDTFGTDNTFTTSKLTVVGAFHALVLHGIPQRFPQLRIGAIEVTAQWLPYVLHDLRLRFKKAGRRLDDDLLRTQRLFVACQTDDDLPYVLGYGTEDNLMVGSDYGHADNASELLALRGIRDKGEIAAEVIDKILAHNPARFYGLAED
- a CDS encoding alpha/beta hydrolase — encoded protein: MKESPDKPLANDELEKRLFPGPGLPGGGQLDVRVEVSPLHPDPDVREVARRCKPYNIDSWHTEWTRMAEKNEALAAGFEDEGRHVTAHDFYRRAAEFHRRALVYMPEADPRMMQSHYKLKETFDKAWGLVPPPFERVEIPYEGHLLDALFYPARGKAETRFPVVYNYGGADGILLRGLEGDAAQYVRRGMSFIDVDGPGHGATLREKKLYAPPDSERVAKAVIDYLVTRPDVDPDRIALHGSSMGGYSGPRCATEEKRIKAVAVWSGAYNLVDDIFDFYPPIQERLRWLMGAEDLADARERIKEFTLVGRAQKIECPLLVGYNHDDRVMDPRGAVRLYENAVNAPRELLDGVGHGEKRFDRRSFIVDWFAKQLGA